The Fusarium oxysporum Fo47 chromosome II, complete sequence genome includes a region encoding these proteins:
- a CDS encoding uncharacterized protein (expressed protein) encodes MAIPAPCSIFCSFEGVVLSITAIHIVLTTLWNWICGPATPTPEELIRSRRGNHAGRSAVNRVAEAAPRPAADKHPYHRPCHSWWWYAMALWPARDDLLRKPRRKWWWYILALWPARDDPGRRFILTTAWSISILTFIFFLREISPDIYQGHVRFFTILSFLALEVGRAAYFYHLLKDCSILVQEVCIGLMGHVTGGFCRLGSLFAVP; translated from the coding sequence ATGGCCATCCCTGCGCCATGTAGTATCTTCTGCTCTTTTGAGGGTGTCGTACTCAGTATAACAGCCATCCACATAGTTCTCACCACCTTGTGGAACTGGATATGTGGACCCGCTACTCCTACACCAGAAGAGCTTATACGATCAAGACGCGGAAATCATGCCGGTCGATCGGCCGTGAACAGAGTAGCTGAAGCTGCTCCCCGGCCAGCCGCTGACAAGCACCCTTACCATAGGCCTTGTCACAGCTGGTGGTGGTATGCTATGGCCTTATGGCCAGCCCGTGATGACCTTCTTCGTAAGCCTCGTCGCAAATGGTGGTGGTACATTTTGGCCCTGTGGCCAGCTCGTGATGACCCAGGTCGGCGGTTCATTCTGACCACGGCCTGGTCCATCAGTATACTCACCTTCATTTTCTTCTTGCGTGAGATATCTCCGGACATTTATCAGGGTCATGTTCGATTCTTTACGATTCTCTCGTTTCTGGCACTCGAAGTCGGACGCGCCGCTTACTTCTACCATCTCTTGAAAGACTGCTCTATTCTTGTTCAAGAAGTATGCATTGGTCTCATGGGTCATGTCACTGGTGGTTTCTGCCGCCTCGGCAGTCTATTCGCCGTTCCCTGA
- a CDS encoding uncharacterized protein (of unknown function-domain containing protein), whose translation MGDSRRNRRPDSRQMWDESDRRDRRGGHNRDNDRDRRGYRSRSRERRGYRDRSRSPDRRHRDRDGDRNRPRDRGPRHHDDRDRRDRRREDAEGAPPRLRGDERRDDDRDKRSKSRRSASPQSRSPTHEALPTRPRPDAKRPAPNMSFNVGSRASRSPPPPSRAQREEESNRSEEGQASEVEEDPMDAEDDDMAAMQAMMGFGGFGTTKNKKVSGNNAGGVHKEKKTEYRQYMNRNGGFNRPLSPSR comes from the exons ATGGGAGACTCTAGGCGAAATAGACGACCCGATAGTCGTCAAATGTGGGACGAATCCGACAGACGCGATAGGCGTGGAGGACACAATAGGGACAACGACCGCGATCGCAGAGGCTACAGGTCAAGATCACGCGAGCGCCGTGGATACAGAGATCGATCGAGATCGCCGGACAGGAGACATCGAGACCGAGATGGTGATAGGAACCGACCTAGGGATAGAGGCCCGCGCCATCATGATGATCGAGATAGGAGGGATAGACGGAGAGAGGATGCAGAGGGTGCGCCACCACGACTGAGAGGAGATGAGCGTCGTGACGATGATAGAGACAAACGAA GCAAATCTCGTCGCTCAGCCTCACCACAATCACGAAGTCCTACTCACGAAGCACTTCCTACGCGCCCTCGCCCCGACGCAAAGCGCCCGGCACCAAATATGTCCTTCAACGTCGGCTCTCGTGCAAGCCGctcaccaccaccgccatcACGCGCGCAGCGTGAAGAGGAAAGCAACCGCTCAGAAGAGGGCCAGGCTtcagaggttgaagaagatcctATGGACGcagaggacgacgatatggcCGCTATGCAGGCTATGATGGGCTTCGGCGGATTTGGAAcgaccaagaacaagaaggttTCAGGCAACAATGCTGGTGGTGTGcacaaagagaagaagacggagTATCGTCAGTACATGAACAGGAACGGTGGATTCAATCGGCCTTTGAGTCCATCACGCTGA